One window of the Eucalyptus grandis isolate ANBG69807.140 chromosome 6, ASM1654582v1, whole genome shotgun sequence genome contains the following:
- the LOC104450435 gene encoding phospholipase D delta, whose product MAEDKKSDPVLLLHGDLELQILEARSLPNMDMVSERLRRIFTACRQPFDSGGDRQGQGHRHHHRGKVITSDPYVTVCLAGATVARTAVISNSQDPTWNERFRVPLAHPVASIEFNVKDNDIFGADKIGTASVPARRVISGEAIEDWFPIIGDNGKLPKPDCAIRVRIEFTPCDENDLYKVGIGADPENFGIQNCYFPMRKGCNVTLYQDAHVPDSMLPEIKLEKGNVYRHEKCWEDICHAILEAHHLVYIVGWSIFHKVKLVREPSKPLPNGGNLTLGELLKYKSEEGVRVLLLVWDDKTSHSKFFIETAGVMQTHDEETRKFFKHSSVTCVLSPRYASSKLSIFKQQVVGTLFTHHQKCVIVDTQAHGNNRKITAFLGGLDLCDGRYDTPEHRLFRDLGTVFDNDYHNPTFPVGTKGPRQPWHDLHCKIEGPAAYDVLKNFEQRWRRATKWSEFGQRFKRISHWHDDALIKIERISWILSPSASTPVDDPSLQVSRESDRESWHVQIFRSIDSGSLKGFPKDVYEAESLNLVCAKNLVIDKSIQTAYIQAIRSAQHFIYIENQYFLGSSYAWPSYRSAGADNLIPMELALKIVSKIRANERFAVYVVIPMWPEGVPSTNAVQEILYWQRQTMQLMYEIIAKELNSKGLENAHPCDYLNFYCLGNREELPKELSEPANQPPSDGVKVSASQKFQRFMIYVHAKGMIVDDEYVILGSANINQRSMAGSRDTEIAMGAYQPHYTWGEKKKHLLGKKEKKHPHGQIYGYRMSLWAEHLDMVDDYFEEPEDLSCVRSVNKIAEENWKKFTIEEFTPLQGHLLKYPIEVDTNGKVSALPRQECFPDVGGRVLGSRTNLPDALTT is encoded by the exons ATGGCGGAGGACAAGAAATCCGACcccgtcctcctcctccacgGCGACCTCGAACTCCAGATTCTGGAGGCCCGGAGCCTGCCCAACATGGACATGGTCTCGGAGCGCCTCCGCCGCATCTTCACCGCCTGCCGCCAGCCCTTCGACT CCGGCGGCGACCGCCAGGGCCAgggccaccgccaccaccaccgcggGAAGGTCATCACTAGCGACCCTTACGTCACCGTCTGCCTCGCCGGCGCCACCGTGGCCCGCACGGCCGTCATCTCCAACTCCCAGGATCCGACATGGAACGAGCGGTTCAGGGTGCCGCTCGCGCATCCCGTGGCCAGCATCGAGTTCAACGTCAAGGACAACGACATCTTCGGCGCGGACAAGATCGGGACCGCCTCGGTCCCCGCTAGGAGGGTCATTTCCGGTGAGGCCATCGAGGATTGGTTCCCGATAATCGGGGACAACGGTAAACTACCTAAACCTGATTGCGCTATTCGAGTCAGGATTGAATTTACTCCGTGCGACGAAAATGATCTGTACAAGGTCGGCATTGGCGCCGATCCTGAGAATTTCGGCATCCAGAATTGTTATTTTCCGATGCGGAAGGGCTGCAATGTGACGCTGTATCAGGACGCGCACGTGCCGGACTCGATGCTCCCGGAGATTAAATTGGAGAAGGGGAATGTGTATAGGCATGAGAAGTGCTGGGAGGATATATGCCATGCGATTCTGGAAGCTCATCATCTGGTGTACATCGTGGGTTGGTCGATTTTTCATAAAGTGAAGCTCGTCAGAGAGCCGAGCAAACCTTTGCCTAACGGTGGAAATTTGACTTTGGGGGAGTTACTGAAGTATAAGTCTGAGGAAGGGGTGCGAGTTTTGCTACTGGTTTGGGATGATAAGACATCCCATAGCAAGTTCTTTATCGAGACG GCTGGGGTAATGCAAACTCATGATGAAGAAACCCGTAAATTTTTCAAGCACTCTTCTGTTACGTGTGTGCTGTCCCCTCGCTATGCCAGCAGTAAGCTTAGCATTTTCAAACAACAG GTTGTCGGAACCTTATTCACTCATCACCAAAAATGTGTAATTGTGGATACACAAGCTCACGgaaacaacagaaaaattacTGCTTTTCTTGGTGGCTTAGACCTTTGTGATGGGCGCTATGATACACCCGAACATCGACTATTTCGGGACCTTGGCACAGTCTTTGATAATGATTACCACAATCCAACTTTTCCA GTTGGTACTAAGGGTCCAAGACAACCATGGCATGATTTGCATTGCAAGATTGAAGGCCCTGCTGCCTATGATGTGCTAAAGAACTTTGAGCAGCGCTGGAGAAGGGCAACAAAATGGTCAGAGTTTGGTCAACGGTTTAAAAGGATATCTCATTGGCATGATGATGCATTGATAAAGATAGAACGCATCTCATGGATACTAAGCCCTTCAGCATCGACTCCAGTTGACGATCCATCTCTTCAGGTTTCTAGGGAGAGTGATCGCGAGAGTTGGCATGTGCAG ATATTTAGGTCTATAGATTCTGGCTCACTGAAAGGTTTTCCAAAAGATGTATACGAGGCTGAGTCTCTG AACCTTGTCTGTGCAAAAAATTTGGTGATAGATAAGAGCATTCAGACTGCGTACATCCAGGCAATCAGATCAGCTCAACACTTCATTTATATTGAGAACCAGTATTTTCTTGGATCGTCATATGCGTGGCCATCTTACAGAAGTGCAG GTGCTGATAATTTGATCCCAATGGAACTGGCCCTAAAGATTGTCAGCAAAATTAGAGCAAATGAGAGATTTGCAGTTTATGTTGTAATCCCGATGTGGCCAGAAGGGGTCCCTTCCACTAACgcagtgcaagaaattctctactGGCAG AGACAAACGATGCAATTGATGTATGAAATTATAGCAAAGGAGTTGAACTCCAAGGGTCTGGAGAATGCACATCCTTGTGACTACCTGAATTTTTACTGTCTTGGTAACCGCGAGGAGCTTCCCAAAGAATTGTCAGAGCCTGCTAATCAACCACCCAGTGATGGTGTTAAG GTTTCAGCATCTCAGAAGTTTCAAAGGTTCATGATCTATGTACATGCCAAAGGAATGATTGTGGATGATGAGTATGTGATACTTGGATCAGCAAATATCAATCAACGATCAATGGCTGGTTCAAGGGATACCGAGATTGCCATGGGTGCATATCAGCCCCATTACACATGGGGCGAGAAAAAGAAACATCTCTTGggcaaaaaagagaagaaacatccACATGGCCAG ATATATGGGTACCGAATGTCACTATGGGCTGAGCACCTGGACATGGTAGACGATTACTTTGAGGAGCCAGAAGACTTGTCGTGTGTGAGGAGTGTGAACAAGATTGCTGAAGAAAACTGGAAGAAATTCACCATAGAAGAATTCACGCCATTGCAAGGGCATCTTCTGAAATACCCTATAGAGGTGGATACAAACGGTAAAGTTAGTGCCTTGCCCAGACAAGAGTGTTTCCCAGATGTAGGTGGTAGGGTGCTCGGCAGTCGCACTAACCTTCCTGATGCTTTAACAACATAG
- the LOC104450433 gene encoding DNL-type zinc finger protein: MGLVLSAASVRGWTTDSGMEGPVAPAGAEGGSGTERVSTFPWSLFTKSPRRRMRVAFTCNVCGQRTTRAINPHAYTDGTVFVQCCGCNIFHKLVDNLNLFHEMKCYVNPTFNYKEPKWDVGFNYLNITDDGDETNDVFPI, from the exons ATGGGATTGGTGTTGAGTGCCGCTTCTGTGAGAGGCTGGACCACGGATTCTGGAATGGAAGGCCCCGTGGCTCCTGCGGGCGCCGAGGGAGGATCGGGCACGGAGAGGGTGTCGACCTTCCCGTGGTCCCTCTTCACCAAATCGCCTCGCCGGCGGATGCGAGTCGCCTTCACTTGCAACGTCTGCGGTCAGCGAACCACTCGCGCCATCAATCCACACGCCTACACCGATGGCACCGTCTTTGTTCAG TGTTGTGGTTGCAATATCTTTCACAAGCTGGTGGACAATCTGAACCTGTTTCATGAGATGAAGTGCTACGTGAACCCAACCTTTAATTACAAGGAACCCAAGTGGGACGTTGGCTTCAACTACTTGAATATTActgatgatggtgatgagaCCAATGATGTATTTCCAATCTAG
- the LOC108960636 gene encoding glutathione S-transferase PARB-like, translated as MAAPVKVYGPPLSTAVSRVLACLLEKDVEFQLVPVNMANGEHKKPEYLKIQPFGQVPAFQDESIAIFESRAICRYICEKHADKGNKNLYSTNPLVKASIEQWLEAEGQTYNPPSSALVFQLAFAPRMNIKQDEESIKLNDQKLSKVLDIYDQRLESSRFLAGDEFTLADLSHLPNTHYLMTVGNRGEAFSSRKNVDRWWNEISSRDSWKKVVEMQKSK; from the exons ATGGCAGCCCCGGTGAAGGTGTACGGACCACCGTTGTCGACGGCAGTGTCGAGGGTACTTGCTTGCCTGCTCGAGAAAGATGTGGAGTTCCAGCTCGTCCCAGTTAACATGGCCAATGGGGAGCACAAGAAGCCTGAATATCTCAAGATCCAG CCCTTCGGCCAAGTCCCTGCTTTCCAAGATGAGAGCATCGCCATTTTCG AGTCCAGAGCGATCTGTCGCTACATATGCGAGAAGCACGCAGACAAGGGCAACAAGAACTTGTACAGCACGAATCCACTGGTCAAGGCCTCCATAGAGCAGTGGCTAGAGGCCGAGGGCCAGACCTACAACCCTCCATCCTCGGCTCTGGTTTTTCAGCTTGCATTCGCGCCCCGGATGAATATAAAGCAAGACGAAGAATCGATCAAACTGAATGACCAGAAGCTCTCGAAGGTGCTCGACATTTACGACCAGAGGCTGGAGAGCAGCAGGTTCCTGGCAGGCGACGAGTTCACTCTGGCCGATCTGTCGCACTTGCCGAACACGCACTACTTGATGACTGTGGGGAACCGGGGAGAGGCTTTCAGCTCGAGGAAGAATGTGGACCGGTGGTGGAACGAGATCTCGAGCCGGGACTCGTGGAAGAAAGTCGTGGAGATGCAGAAGAGTAAATGA
- the LOC104450431 gene encoding mechanosensitive ion channel protein 6, producing MARPVDDAARRVVQEIEVVVVGAENVASRGNAEPGPIGSGGVGVENAVSGAGRSPEESAASSRRSSAGAVREQFKELPIHEEPRTSSSSRAEEALPRRNSRLLVNRPKSRLLDPPEDQRQQRSRIAADSGPFSAKGGDDREAEKDDSEDIPEEFKGSKLGLWTVLQFVSLVLIIAALVCSLWINALKRQKVWDLPLWKWEIMVLAIICGNLVSDCLITLTVLLIERNFILRKRVLYFVYGLKKSAQNCIWFGLVLLVWNCVFDAKVEKETKSRILPRVTKILVSILIGAVVWLLKTLLVKVLASSFHVNTFFERIQNSLFAQYLIVTLSSPPLFETFDDEEEERAIAELQEIQYEGASIPSILREALLPRSDTLAGNGKSPVVRKSPRLSREASHEQAMKIPIEQLHRLNQKNVSAWNMKMLMNIIRNGNLSTLDEHILSSDGKDEATLEIRSEREAEKAAKRIFRNVAKRGSKCIYLEDVMRFMSKDEAYKAMHLFGAASEREGISWQSLKNWMVNAFRERRALALSLNDTNTAVDKLHKMLNVVIAFIIVIICLTILQVDTTHFLIVISSQLVVMAFIFGNTCKTIFEAIIYLFVIHPFDVGDRCEVEGVQMVVEEINILTTIFLRYDNQKIVYPNSVLATKAISNYYRSPDMGDGVDFSIHISTPAEKVAIMKERIVRYIENRSDHWQPAPKVVTREIEDLNRVLMSVWLTHRMNHQDMGERFVRRALLVEEMIKIFKELDIEYRLRPLDVNIQSLPDPNSTRLPSNWTVVGI from the exons ATGGCGAGGCCCGTCGACGACGCCGCCCGACGAGTTGTCCAGGAGATCGAAGTCGTGGTGGTCGGTGCCGAAAATGTCGCCTCCCGCGGAAATGCGGAGCCCGGACCGATCGGCTCCGGCGGCGTAGGGGTGGAGAATGCGGTGAGCGGCGCCGGACGCTCGCCGGAGGAATCCGCGGCCTCGTCCCGACGGAGCTCGGCTGGAGCCGTCCGAGAGCAGTTCAAAGAGTTGCCCATCCACGAGGAGCCGAGGACTTCGTCGAGTTCGCGCGCGGAGGAGGCGCTGCCTCGTCGGAACTCGCGGCTGCTCGTGAACAGGCCGAAATCGAGGCTGCTGGATCCTCCCGAGGACCAAAGGCAGCAGCGGTCGAGGATCGCGGCGGATTCGGGGCCGTTCTCGGCAAAAGGCGGCGACGATCGCGAAGCAGAAAAGGACGATTCCGAGGACATTCCGGAGGAGTTCAAAGGCTCGAAGCTCGGCTTGTGGACGGTGCTTCAATTCGTGAGTCTCGTCTTGATCATCGCAGCCCTAGTTTGTAGTCTTTGGATAAATGCACTGAAGAGGCAAAAAGTGTGGGATCTTCCTCTGTGGAAGTGGGAGATCATGGTTTTGGCGATTATTTGTGGAAATTTAGTGTCCGATTGCTTGATCACATTGACCGTGCTCTTGATTGAGCGAAATTTCATACTGAGGAAGAGAGTTTTGTACTTTGTCTACGGATTGAAGAAATCTGCCCAAAATTGTATCTGGTTCGGTCTCGTCCTGCTCGTGTGGAATTGTGTGTTTGATGCTAAGGTTGAGAAGGAGACCAAGAGCAGGATATTGCCTAGAGTGACCAAGATACTCGTAAGCATTTTGATAGGCGCGGTAGTCTGGCTCCTCAAGACTCTGCTCGTTAAGGTCCTCGCCTCATCATTTCACGTGAACACATTCTTCGAGAGGATTCAGAATTCCCTCTTCGCTCAGTACTTGATCGTGACGCTCTCGAGCCCACCGCTGTTTGAGACGTTCGATGACGAAGAGGAGGAGAGGGCAATCGCTGAGCTCCAAGAGATTCAGTATGAGGGGGCCAGCATTCCTAGCATTCTCAGGGAAGCTCTTCTTCCGAGGAGTGACACATTGGCGGGGAACGGAAAGAGCCCTGTCGTGAGGAAGAGCCCTCGACTTTCAAGAGAGGCCTCACATGAGCAGGCCATGAAGATCCCAATTGAGCAACTGCACAGGCTGAATCAAAAGAATGTATCGGCTTGGAACATGAAGATGTTGATGAATATCATAAGGAATGGCAACTTATCTACGCTGGATGAGCACATTCTCTCTTCCGATGGGAAGGATGAGGCCACATTGGAGATAAGAAGCGAACGCGAGGCGGAGAAGGCAGCCAAAAGGATATTCCGGAACGTTGCTAAGCGCGGTTCAAA gtgcatttatttggAGGATGTGATGCGCTTCATGAGTAAAGATGAAGCATACAAGGCAATGCATCTCTTCGGAGCAGCATCTGAACGCGAGGGAATCAGCTGGCAGTCACTTAAAAATTGGATG GTGAATGCATTTAGAGAGAGGAGGGCCCTTGCTTTGTCTCTAAACGACACTAACACAGCAGTGGACAAACTTCATAAGATGTTGAATGTTGTCATAGCTTTTATCATCGTGATTATTTGCCTCACTATACTACAAGTTGACACCACCCACTTCCTTATTGTCATAAGCTCGCAGCTTGTTGTCATGGCATTTATCTTTGGGAATACCTGCAAGACCATTTTCGAGGCTATCATCTACCTATTCGTAATACATCCTTTTGATGTGGGTGATCGCTGCGAGGTGGAAGGAGTACAG ATGGTGGTGGAAGAGATAAATATACTGACTACAATCTTCCTGAGGTATGACAACCAAAAAATTGTATACCCAAACAGTGTTTTGGCTACCAAGGCCATAAGTAATTACTACAGGAGTCCAGATATGGGTGATGGAGTTGATTTCTCTATCCATATCTCGACTCCGGCCGAGAAAGTTGCTATCATGAAGGAACGAATAGTCAG GTATATTGAGAACAGGAGTGACCACTGGCAGCCGGCACCAAAGGTGGTGACAAGGGAGATTGAAGACTTGAACAGAGTGCTGATGTCAGTTTGGCTCACACACCGAATGAATCATCAGGACATGGGCGAAAGATTTGTCAGGAGAGCTCTTTTGGTCGAAGAGATGATCAAAATCTTCAAAGAGCTCGACATTGAGTACCGGTTGCGGCCTCTTGATGTGAACATCCAAAGCTTACCTGATCCAAATTCAACTAGGCTTCCTTCAAATTGGACAGTAGTTGGTATATAA
- the LOC104450436 gene encoding thioredoxin-like protein CDSP32, chloroplastic, which produces MATIANFLLSKPPSSSPLPTLPAPLFFRHTTSSSPRRAKPKQPLFARPGRPRGLTLRATSATQKSSPPASDERVQKVHSAEEFDEALRAAKDRLVVVEYVDSRSASTSRMLPFMVQLSRQCNDVEFLLVMGDESEATRELCRREKVNKAPHFTFYKSMERIHDEEGIGPDQLVGDVLYYGDNHSAVKQLHSREDVEKLIEGHKADDKLIVLDVGLKNCGPCVKVYPTVIKLSKQMSETVVFARMNGDENESCMQFLKDMDVIEVPTFLFIRAGEIRGRYVGSGKGELIGEILRYQGVRVTY; this is translated from the exons ATGGCTACAATCGCCAACTTCCTCCTCTCCAAACCACCTTCATCGTCGCCTCTCCCCACGCTGCCAGCACCTCTCTTCTTCCGCcacaccacctcctcctccccaCGCCGCGCCAAGCCCAAACAGCCGCTCTTCGCGCGGCCCGGCCGCCCTCGCGGCCTCACCTTGAGGGCCACTTCCGCCACCCAGAAGTCGTCGCCGCCGGCGAGCGACGAGCGCGTCCAGAAGGTGCACAGCGCGGAGGAGTTCGACGAGGCGCTGAGGGCGGCGAAGGACaggctggtggtggtggagtACGTGGACAGCCGCAGCGCGAGCACCAGCAGGATGTTACCCTTCATGGTGCAGCTGAGCCGGCAGTGCAACGACGTGGAGTTCCTGCTGGTGATGGGGGACGAGTCGGAGGCGACGCGGGAGCTGTGCCGCCGCGAGAAGGTGAACAAGGCGCCCCACTTCACCTTCTACAAGTCCATGGAGCGCATCCACGACGAGGAGGGCATCGGCCCTGACCAGCTCGTCGGCGACGTCCTCTACTACGGCGACAACCACTCCGCCGTCAAGCAGCTCCATTCCAG GGAAGATGTGGAGAAGCTGATCGAAGGGCACAAGGCCGACGACAAGCTGATCGTCCTCGATGTCGGACTCAAGAATTGCGGGCCGTGCGTGAAGGTGTACCCGACCGTGATCAAGCTGTCGAAGCAGATGTCTGAAACGGTGGTCTTCGCCAGGATGAACGGCGATGAGAACGAAAGCTGCATGCAGTTCCTGAAGGACATGGACGTCATCGAGGTGCCCACGTTCTTGTTCATCAGAGCGGGGGAGATCCGCGGGAGGTACGTTGGCTCCGGCAAAGGTGAGCTCATCGGAGAGATCCTCAGATACCAAGGAGTCCGTGTCACGTACTGA
- the LOC104450434 gene encoding plastocyanin produces MAAVTSAAVAIPSFTGLKAALPAKPAISARVPAAPLAPRMAVRASLKDAVGAAAIATATSALLAGNAMAIEVLLGAEGGELVFAPNNFTVSSGEKIVFKNYAGFPHNVVFDEDEIPSGVDATKISMPEEELLNGPGETYAVTLTEKGTYSFYCSPHQGAGMIGKVTVN; encoded by the coding sequence ATGGCCGCCGtcacctccgccgccgtcgccatccCCTCCTTCACCGGCCTCAAGGCCGCCCTTCCCGCCAAGCCCGCCATCTCTGCTAGGGTCCCCGCAGCCCCCCTGGCCCCTAGGATGGCCGTGAGGGCCTCCCTGAAGGATGCCGTCGgcgccgccgccatcgccaccgCCACGAGCGCCCTCCTGGCTGGCAACGCCATGGCGATCGAGGTCCTCCTGGGGGCCGAGGGGGGAGAGCTCGTGTTCGCGCCGAATAACTTCACGGTGAGCTCCGGCGAGAAGATCGTGTTCAAGAACTACGCCGGGTTCCCGCACAACGTGGTGTTCGACGAGGACGAGATCCCGAGCGGCGTGGACGCGACGAAGATCTCGATGCCGGAGGAGGAACTGTTGAACGGCCCCGGCGAGACCTATGCCGTGACCTTGACCGAGAAAGGCACGTACAGCTTCTACTGCTCGCCCCACCAAGGAGCCGGCATGATAGGCAAGGTTACCGTCAACTGA